Proteins encoded by one window of Juglans regia cultivar Chandler chromosome 15, Walnut 2.0, whole genome shotgun sequence:
- the LOC109002733 gene encoding 3-oxo-Delta(4,5)-steroid 5-beta-reductase-like, with translation MSWWWAGAIGAAKKKFEEDEQPRGFQSVGLVIGVTGIVGNSLAEILPLSDTPGGPWKVYGVARRPRPDWNADHPIEYIQCDVSDLEDTQAKLSPLTDVTHIFYVTWVSRSTEAENCEANGAMFRNVLRAVIPNAPNLRHVCLQTGTKQYIGPFEAFGKIQPHDPPFTEDLPRLEVSNFYYTLEDVLFEEADKKEGLTWSIHRPNVIFGFSPYSLMNLIGTLCVYAAICKHERLPLKFPGTKAAWDCYSVASDADLIAEQHIWAAVDPYARNEAFNCNNGDVFRWKHFWKVLAEQFGIEDCGFEEGEKLSLVEMMKGKDAVWEEIVRENQLQPTKLEEVGVWWFVDLILGGESLIDSMNKSKEHGFLGFRNSKNSFISWIDKMKSYKIVP, from the exons ATGAGCTGGTGGTGGGCTGGAGCTATTGGCGCTGCCAAG AAGAAATTCGAGGAAGATGAGCAACCGAGAGGCTTCCAGAGTGTGGGGCTGGTGATTGGTGTGACTGGAATCGTGGGCAACAGCCTAGCTGAAATTCTCCCTCTCTCCGACACCCCAGGTGGGCCATGGAAGGTCTACGGCGTGGCGCGCCGGCCGCGTCCCGACTGGAACGCCGACCACCCGATTGAGTACATCCAGTGCGACGTCTCGGATCTGGAGGACACCCAGGCCAAGCTCTCTCCATTGACCGATGTCACCCACATCTTCTACGTCACTTGGGTCAGCCGATCGACAGAGGCCGAGAACTGCGAGGCCAACGGCGCCATGTTTCGCAACGTGCTCCGTGCAGTGATTCCGAACGCGCCGAATCTCCGCCACGTTTGCCTCCAGACCGGGACCAAGCAGTACATCGGACCCTTCGAGGCCTTCGGTAAGATTCAACCCCACGATCCTCCTTTCACGGAGGACCTGCCCCGATTGGAGGTGTCGAATTTCTATTACACACTCGAAGATGTTCTGTTCGAGGAGGCCGACAAAAAAGAGGGCTTGACTTGGTCCATTCACAGACCAAACGTCATATTCGGGTTCTCGCCGTATAGCTTGATGAACCTCATCGGCACCCTTTGCGTGTACGCCGCTATATGCAAGCACGAGCGGCTCCCCTTGAAATTCCCCGGCACCAAAGCGGCATGGGACTGTTACTCGGTGGCTTCGGATGCGGATCTTATCGCCGAGCAGCATATATGGGCGGCCGTGGATCCGTATGCTAGGAACGAAGCATTTAACTGCAACAACGGGGACGTGTTCCGGTGGAAACACTTCTGGAAAGTGTTGGCCGAGCAATTTGGGATTGAGGATTGTGGATTTGAAGAGGGTGAGAAACTGAGCCTAGTGGAGATGATGAAGGGCAAGGATGCTGTTTGGGAGGAGATTGTAAGGGAGAATCAACTGCAGCCTACGAAGTTGGAAGAAGTTGGGGTGTGGTGGTTTGTAGACCTGATTCTGGGAGGGGAATCTCTAATCGATAGCATGAACAAGAGCAAAGAGCATGGATTCTTGGGGTTCAGGAACTCCAAGAATTCCTTCATTTCCTggatagataagatgaaaagcTACAAGATTGTACCTTGA
- the LOC109002719 gene encoding cytochrome B5-like, with product MAGRIFTLSQVERHRSKKDCWLVINGRVLNVTKFLKEHPGGEEVLMESAGKDASKEFEDVGHSKGAQSLLRKYQVGVLQGHIFQDGDSEEVAYEESENKAEMTAFVIKHDRLSKFVALLLEFFVPFLIGGSYFCYRYFTRAP from the exons ATGGCAGGAAGAATTTTCACCCTCTCTCAAGTTGAACGACACAGATCAAAGAAAGATTGCTGGCTTGTCATCAATGGCAGA GTATTGAACGTGACAAAGTTTTTGAAGGAACACCCAGGAGGAGAGGAGGTGTTGATGGAGTCGGCAGGGAAGGACGCCTCcaaggagtttgaggatgttgGACACAGCAAGGGAGCTCAAAGCTTGCTCCGAAAATACCAGGTGGGTGTTCTTCAAGGACACATATTCCAAGACGGAGACTCCGAGGAAGTTGCCTACGAGGAATCCGAGAACAAAGCTGAGATGACTGCTTTTGTGATCAAGCATGACCGACTGTCCAAGTTTGTGGCTCTCCTCCTCGAGTTCTTCGTCCCTTTCTTGATTGGTGGCTCCTATTTCTGTTACAGATACTTCACCAGAGCACCCTAG